A DNA window from Polyodon spathula isolate WHYD16114869_AA chromosome 18, ASM1765450v1, whole genome shotgun sequence contains the following coding sequences:
- the LOC121294139 gene encoding fibronectin type III domain-containing protein 7-like, whose translation MGTSRLAPCMIIGFIIICMAEIAATNKGFSVSLYTVTSKSISVRWTRVPGIHSVKVTATPKTIPGTPMFVQFNGATIIGSIVSLTPTTIYTVKVEAMDNLGNVLASSEIEQPTAPDVPSIDQAYSKQSSSITVEWTAVPGATGYTLRAEDGKSIIETTVTGSPGTIRNLNPATQYMISLMSVNAGGRSQPSLPKKAKTVLAAPVLSSSSPSNDSIVVTWVPVYMAVEYTLSLMRADGVGSRLKVNTSQTTMTFSGLDSGITYSIKANAWDSNHTPGDDFSVTQITRPAVPSSVELAMISRSTGVDVSWSLVEGADIYTVLGSSSLNCTSVFSSCSISPLECGNNYSVIVVASNKAGPSSPSIPANFLTVPCAPQGITIEEVNPGNLTVSWSTVPLGEYYIVYVKRDDGLEVFCNTSLSRCNYQFQCGFTYFTTVFAYNTAGQSPLGSVLNYTTAPCCPVDIKPAFVSSDTLEITWSPARGAEVYEIIAGDGTSVIRCNDTATVCALSALKCNTRYSVIVSSCSEISGCNTSCVPHYITTAPCSPQIKVTNVTPFSFNVSWSSDNKLANYTVSIRGGVGLESQSRTLRSSGNFWVVVSNLSCGATFYVSAIATSPDGESLPSYTVPLETAPCCPQNLTVTQVTQAMTNMSWSVGRGAQSYTTKLVSLRGEAKCRTMQSHCLLGCITCGTNYTVSLQSISDTGLTSECMYQGYSSSACCPSNVKLYRLANNAIRVYWRATGISNNYTADLYGSSANYTCSPSPGSSSCDISEVSCGDVYTVVVSPMSSNGSKVTFCPRKIYSVSCSGSNVGIVIYRGKRSVE comes from the exons ATGGGAACAAGCAGATTAGCACCGTGTATGATTATTGGTTTCATAATCATATGCATGGCTGAG ATTGCTGCCACCAACAAag GATTTTCTGTATCGCTGTACACGGTGACATCAAAAAGCATTTCAGTACGATGGACCAGGGTTCCAGGAATTCACTCAGTCAAGGTCACCGCGACTCCTAAAACCATTCCAGGGACTCCAATGTTTGTTCAGTTTAATGGGGCTACAATCATTGGGTCCATTGTCTCCCTGACCCCTACTACCATCTACACTGTGAAAGTGGAAGCTATGGACAACCTTGGCAACGTGCTGGCAAGCTCGGAGATTGAGCAACCCACAG CTCCTGATGTGCCAAGCATTGACCAGGCGTACTCAAAGCAGAGTAGCAGCATCACTGTGGAATGGACAGCTGTTCCTGGGGCCACCGGCTATACTCTGAGAGCTGAAGATGGGAAATCCATCATTGAAACCACAGTCACTGGCTCTCCAGGAACAATCAGGAACCTGAATCCTGCTACTCAGTACATGATCAGCCTCATGTCTGTCAATGCAGGAGGAAGAAGCCAGCCCTCACTGCCCAAGAAAGCAAAGACAG TTCTGGCCGCACCAGTACTCTCCTCCAGTTCCCCCAGCAATGACTCCATTGTGGTGACCTGGGTGCCAGTGTACATGGCCGTTGAGTACACGCTTTCGCTCATGAGGGCCGATGGAGTAGGCAGTCGGCTGAAAGTAAACACCTCTCAAACCACCATGACCTTCTCTGGACTGGATTCTGGGATCACCTACAGCATAAAAGCCAATGCTTGGGACTCCAACCACACTCCGGGAGATGACTTCTCAGTCACTCAGATTACAA GACCTGCAGTTCCAAGCTCAGTCGAGCTGGCCATGATCAGCCGGTCCACGGGTGTAGATGTGTCTTGGTCTTTGGTGGAGGGAGCTGATATTTACACCGTTCTGGGGTCCAGTAGCCTGAACTGCACCTCGGTGTTCTCCTCCTGTTCCATCTCTCCTCTGGAGTGTGGAAATAACTACTCTGTCATTGTGGTAGCCAGCAATAAAGCAGGTCCTAGCTCCCCCTCCATTCCTGCTAATTTCCTAACAG TTCCCTGTGCCCCACAAGGCATTACAATAGAAGAGGTCAATCCTGGCAACCTGACAGTGTCCTGGTCCACAGTACCCCTCGGAGAATACTACATAGTCTATGTGAAAAGAGACGATGGCTTGGAGGTGTTCTGTAACACCTCGCTAAGCAGATGCAATTACCAGTTTCAGTGTGGCTTTACATATTTCACCACTGTCTTTGCCTATAACACAGCTGGACAGAGCCCTTTAGGAAGTGTTTTAAACTACACTACTG cgCCATGCTGTCCGGTGGACATCAAGCCAGCCTTTGTGTCCAGTGACACTCTGGAGATCACCTGGTCTCCAGCCCGTGGGGCTGAAGTGTATGAGATCATAGCAGGCGACGGGACCAGTGTGATTCGCTGCAATGATACAGCCACTGTCTGTGCTCTGTCTGCATTAAAATGCAACACCAGATACAGCGTGATCGTCTCCTCCTGCAGTGAGATCAGTGGCTGCAACACCTCCTGTGTGCCACATTACATAACAACTG ctCCCTGCAGTCCACAGATCAAGGTGACAAATGTGACTCCGTTCTCGTTTAATGTCTCTTGGAGCTCAGACAACAAGTTAGCCAATTACACTGTGTCGATTCGTGGGGGGGTGGGTCTGGAGTCGCAGTCTAGGACCCTCAGAAGCTCTGGGAACTTCTGGGTTGTAGTCAGCAATCTGTCCTGTGGCGCCACCTTCTATGTTAGTGCCATTGCCACCAGTCCTGATGGAGAGAGCTTGCCGAGCTACACCGTGCCACTGGAGACAG CTCCCTGCTGCCCTCAGAATCTGACGGTCACTCAGGTGACACAGGCCATGACCAACATGAGCTGGTCGGTCGGACGAGGGGCTCAGTCATACACAACCAAGCTGGTGTCCCTCCGAGGAGAGGCCAAGTGCCGCACCATGCAGTCCCACTGCTTGCTAGGATGCATCACCTGTGGGACCAACTACACTGTGTCCTTGCAGTCTATCAGTGACACTGGCCTTACTTCAGAGTGCATGTACCAAGGATACTCCTCCA GTGCCTGCTGTCCATCCAATGTGAAGCTGTACAGACTGGCTAACAATGCAATCAGAGTATACTGGCGTGCAACCGGCATCTCCAACAATTACACTGCAGATCTGTATGGGTCCAGTGCCAACTACACCTGCAGCCCCTCCCCAGGGTCCAGTTCCTGTGACATCAGTGAGGTCTCCTGTGGGGATGTCTACACTGTCGTTGTGTCACCCATGTCCAGTAATGGATCCAAAGTGACATTCTGCCCGAGAAAAATATATTCAG TATCCTGTTCTGGAAGCAATGTTGGAATAG TTATATATCGAGGAAAAAGAAGTGTGGAATAG